Proteins co-encoded in one Papaver somniferum cultivar HN1 chromosome 5, ASM357369v1, whole genome shotgun sequence genomic window:
- the LOC113284583 gene encoding uncharacterized protein LOC113284583, producing the protein MASYSSILVRNLVFLLLSILLVSASAEQTSVISPIIPSLESTGTPTDNYFCDTNANVYTTQEWGPTKDCFLCTPYCYGACDSLRTTSALSPKCSWLSGTNVRCECCCVKPPSPPPPPACPPPAPLPPPPPCPTPPTDKCDTGDDVTETTMPSSNCADCTNWCNEDCSESGGRVIESKCAIGESKFVRRCNCCCRGGKSVLKLS; encoded by the exons ATGGCTTCTTATTCCTCTATTTTAGTTCGCAATCTTGTGTTCCTCCTGCTGTCGATTCTTCTGGTATCTGCCTCTGCGGAACAAACAAGTGTCATTTCCCCAATCATACCTTCTT TAGAGTCGACCGGAACTCCTACAGATAACTATTTTTGTGACACTAACGCCAACGTATACACGACTCAGGAATGGGGTCCAACTAAAGATTGCTTTCTCTGTACACCTTATTGTTATGGTGCATGCGATTCGTTGCGTACCACTTCGGCGTTATCCCCGAAATGCTCATGGCTTTCGGGTACAAACGTTCGTTGTGAATGCTGTTGTGTAAAACCCCCatctcctccaccacctccagcATGTCCCCCTCCTGCCCCTCTTCCACCACCCCCACCGTGTCCTACTCCTCCGACCGATAAGTGTGATACTGGAGACGACGTCACTGAGACTACGATGCCAAGCTCAAATTGCGCTGATTGTACAAATTGGTGTAATGAAGATTGTTCGGAATCAGGAGGGCGTGTGATTGAGAGCAAGTGCGCTATAGGTGAATCTAAATTCGTAAGGCGTTGCAACTGCTGCTGTCGTGGAGGAAAGTCTGTTCTAAAGTTGTCTTAG